The Fibrobacter sp. genome segment CATTCGAGCGATGACTACAAGGACATGGACGACATGCTTCACTATGCCGACGAAGCGATGTACGAATGCAAACAAAAACAGCGCGCCTCGCGTAAGTAGGGCGCGCAGTCTTCGGTTCTAGTTTTTTTTTCTAGAGTGCTTTTTTGACGCTGTCGATGAGCGTCGTGAGGCGCTTGCCGATTTCTTCCCAGTCACCGCTTTCCATGAGCTTCGGTGCGAAGATGCTTGCCCCGAAGGAGAGCAGGTTCGCGCCTGCCTTCAGGTAGTCGCCCGCGTTCTGCGCGTTCACTCCGCCGCATGCCATGAGCGGGATGTCGCGGAACGGGCCGCGCAATGCCTTGATGTACTCGGGCCCGCCGACGCAGTTGACGGGGAAGACCTTCACTGCGGTTGCGCCCAGGTCGAAAGCCTTCTGCACTTCGGTCGGGGAGAGGGCGCCCGGGATAATCGGGATGCCCGCCGTGTTCGAGTAGCGGATGATTTCGTTACGGGTGTTGGGAGTCACGATGAATTCGGCTCCGGCGG includes the following:
- a CDS encoding bifunctional 4-hydroxy-2-oxoglutarate aldolase/2-dehydro-3-deoxy-phosphogluconate aldolase, with amino-acid sequence MDLLEFIKQVPVIGILRDIPQGAEEACAKTAAACGLKAIEVTMNTAGAEAIIASLKQAAKPLGITVGAGTVRHESDLKKALAAGAEFIVTPNTRNEIIRYSNTAGIPIIPGALSPTEVQKAFDLGATAVKVFPVNCVGGPEYIKALRGPFRDIPLMACGGVNAQNAGDYLKAGANLLSFGASIFAPKLMESGDWEEIGKRLTTLIDSVKKAL